From Miscanthus floridulus cultivar M001 chromosome 15, ASM1932011v1, whole genome shotgun sequence, the proteins below share one genomic window:
- the LOC136507603 gene encoding uncharacterized protein has product MTKTKYEQERDENKGGKGKRLVSDNPESDTEYDPSSDIDNQSDSANNSDDDLNNEVNTEERPMVPGTRPQQKKQKVTTMAAANQQRPRTPTRITRQKGQTYEGEPRDDLVPAPLKNVRKKTMGHGLEKMLNRGKKLAIQVAEEKKRPDVPHQAAKLASETGVALRDNMPIYTSWKLYDNDAGKAEVKKVLDKVASRLDVDVKNEAPSKVACTDITKRGVRQTRYHLKKKYFDESLIEEQLLAKQPPPKMKKEEWTKLEKCAKNKVNRAQVQLHQRIGARSYIAHRYSLEQMVAEKEKEPEEGEEQKSPSKIVANYLSQISRSSTFLPNIGVPRPSKTGQSTSTAAQARLQAQFEETLQAEREEAARKQEELQAQLQAQQAALEENQSLLRQTQEEVKGMHTKFEETNALLRAVLKLQKD; this is encoded by the exons ATGACAAAAACCAAGTACGAGCAGGAGAGGGATGAGAAT AAAGGGGGCAAAGGGAAGAGACTAGTATCTGACAATCCAGAATCTGACACTGAGTATGATCCTTCATCTGACATTGATAACCAATCTGACAGTGCTAATAATTCTGATGATGACCTCAATAATGAGGTCAATACTGAG GAAAGACCAATGGTTCCAGGAACTCGCCCGCAGCAGAAGAAGCAAAAGGTGACAACAATGGCAGCTGCGAACCAGCAGCGACCGCGCACGCCAACCAGAATCACTAGGCAAA AGGGCCAGACATATGAAGGAGAACCGAGAGATGATTTAGTTCCAG CGCCCCTAAAGAATGTCCGCAAGAAAACCATGGGTCATGGCTTAGAGAAGATGCTAAATAGAGGAAAGAAGCTGGCCATCCAAGTGGCTGAAGAGAAGAAAAGACCTGATGTCCCACATCAGGCAGCAAAGCTGGCATCAGAAACTGGTGTTGCCCTTAGAGATAACATGCCCATCTACACATCATGGAAGCTTTATGACAATGATGCGGGAAAGGCAGAAGTAAAAAAAGTGCTTGACAAAGTGGCG TCAAGGTTGGATGTGGATGTTAAGAATGAGGCACCAAGTAAAGTTGCATGCACTGATATCACTAAGAGGGGAGTAAGGCAGACGAGGTATCACCTAAAAAAGAAGTACTTCGATGAGTCACTGATAGAAGAACAACTATTGGCCAAGCAACCTCCACCTAAAATGAAGAAAGAGGAATGGACCAAGCTG GAAAAATGTGCTAAGAATAAAGTAAATCGAGCCCAAGTGCAGCTTCATCAAAGGATTGGAGCTAGGTCCTATATTGCCCATCGATACAGCCTG GAACAAATGGTTGCAGAGAAGGAAAAAGAgccagaagaaggagaagaacaaAAGTCTCCCTCCAAGATTGTTGCTAACTATCTCAGCCAGATCAGCCGTTCATCCACCTTCCTTCCTAACATTGGTGTCCCTCGACCATCGAAGACTGGCCAGTCCACATCGACAGCCGCACAAGCACGCCTACAAGCTCAGTTTGAGGAAACACTCCAAGCAGAAAGAGAGGAAGCTGCTAGGAAGCAGGAAGAGTTGCAAGCACAGCTTCAAGCTCAACAGGCCGCACTTGAAGAAAATCAAAGTTTGCTGCGTCAGACCCAAGAGGAAGTGAAGGGGATGCATACCAAGTTTGAAGAGACTAATGCACTGCTACGAGCTGTCCTGAAACTTCAGAAAGATTGA